A single region of the Montipora capricornis isolate CH-2021 chromosome 13, ASM3666992v2, whole genome shotgun sequence genome encodes:
- the LOC138030469 gene encoding uncharacterized protein: MKRQTRKPIPARRTPGQTSSAPAVIHRNTGEKSNTSERITDRFRSKDKITFGTWNVETLWRDGRLGELCHELKHYKWNVIGLSEVRRKGLGEINSDDGHKLFYCGRDDKHEHGVGFLVHRDTAKSVIGCNFISSRLIEFPFNITLFQAYAPTSDYSDEDIEIFYQDIQENFDKAQKKDIRIILGDFNARVGKDTAKDWPKQQGPHCNVTTNDRGLRLLEFANYNDLVIANTLGKHKKSRTMTWHHPNGVNHGQIDYILVPNRFKSSVYTGRTRKFPRPDVASPHDLVMTTFRLKLRRMAKPQYTRLKFDLEKLQDPLVADQFRASIGGKFGPLLLFGNDSDLESNIETFENATIETANEILGKKTSKKKAWVTSEVLSLCDKRRDLKEKKKSCPQAKKEYSKINKLVKKEMVKAKEKWIQEQCEDIETNLMKNNSKKAYDTVKTLAKPKQSKVNTIKDKKGETIIERSKILERWTEYCSELYNYEVQGDARVLNTPESQSDVSVDLILKSEIEEAIKC, translated from the coding sequence ATGAAGCGTCAAACAAGAAAGCCCATACCGGCTCGGAGGACGCCCGGTCAAACAAGCTCCGCGCCCGCTGTTATACACCGGAACACGGGTGAAAAGTCGAACACCAGTGAAAGGATTACCGACCGTTTTCGTTCAAAGGACAAAATTACTTTTGGAACATGGAATGTGGAAACTCTATGGAGAGATGGAAGACTTGGTGAACTGTGTCATGAATTAAAGCATTACAAGTGGAATGTCATCGGCCTCAGTGAAGTCCGAAGGAAGGGACTTGGTGAAATCAATAGCGACGATGGTCATAAGCTGTTCTACTGTGGTAGAGATGATAAACATGAACACGGGGTGGGCTTTTTAGTCCACAGAGACACTGCCAAATCTGTTATAGGCTgcaattttatttcaagtagaTTAATTGAATTTCCTTTCAACATCACTCTCTTTCAGGCGTACGCCCCTACCTCCGACTACAGTGATGAAGATATCGAAATCTTCTACCAAGATATCCAAGAGAATTTTGAcaaagcacagaaaaaagacaTCAGGATCATCCTCGGCGATTTTAATGCGAGAGTTGGAAAAGACACTGCAAAAGACTGGCCTAAACAACAGGGGCCCCACTGCAACGTTACAACCAACGACAGAGGTCTGCGGCTCCTTGAGTTCGCAAATTACAACGATCTTGTCATCGCAAACACCCTCGGCAAGCACAAAAAGTCCAGAACTATGACTTGGCATCATCCTAACGGCGTGAACCATGGTCAGATAGACTACATATTAGTCCCAAATAGATTCAAGTCCAGTGTGTACACCGGGAGAACCAGGAAGTTCCCAAGGCCCGACGTTGCAAGCCCTCATGACCTTGTTATGACGACTTTCAGGTTGAAGCTGAGGAGAATGGCCAAGCCCCAATACACAAGACTTAAGTTCGACCTTGAAAAACTTCAGGACCCCCTTGTAGCTGACCAGTTTAGAGCATCTATCGGCGGAAAATTCGGCCCTTTGCTTCTTTTTGGCAATGATTCAGATCTAGAAAGTAATATTGAGACATTTGAGAACGCAACTATTGAGACAGCTAACGAGATTCTAGGAAAAAAGACATCAAAGAAGAAAGCCTGGGTAACATCTGAAGTGCTAAGTCTGTGTGATAAAAGAAGAGATcttaaagagaaaaagaaaagttgtccTCAAGCCAAGAAAGAGTACAGCAAGATaaacaaacttgtaaagaaagaaatggttaaagcaaaagaaaagtggattCAAGAACAGTGTGAAGATATCGAAACTAACCTGATGAAGAACAATAGCAAGAAAGCTTATGATACTGTTAAAACATTAGCAAagccaaagcaaagcaaagtcaACACCATCAAAGATAAGAAAGGTGAAACCATCATTGAGAGAAGTAAAATCCTAGAAAGGTGGACCGAGTACTGCTCAGAACTGTACAACTACGAGGTGCAGGGCGACGCCAGAGTCCTAAACACACCAGAAAGCCAAAGCGACGTCTCAGTAGACCTCATATTGAAATCGGAAATTGAAGAAGCTATTAAATGTTGA